gcctcagtttctacaGCTGACAAACAGAGAGGGCGATACTGAACTTCAACACCCTTAAAAGAAGTCCTGGACAGCTGTACCCATTGTTCTGGCGAAGAGTTCTCTTGGTCTCAGAGAAAGGTCTCGCCCCTGAAAGGAAGGCTGAGGTTCCCTAGGGGAGAGTCTGCTCTGCCCTCAGGAGCTGGGTAAGTACACGGAGAGGTGGGCCGAATGGTGAGAAGGCGTTTTAGACTAGGACTCGGTGACCTTGGGCTGCCTGTCTCGAGTCTCAGCCCCAGCCCTAGGCCAGACCTCAGCCCTGGGCTGGGAGCCTTTCATTGGTTCCTCTGACAACAGCCAAGCACAATCTTATAGTGGCGTATGAAGAAAAAGACTGCCACACAATCTCCCTGTGAGGCCAGAACAGCGGCAAGACAGACCTTACAAGGGACTCAGGGCCAAGCCCTGGCCCAGACTCTGCTCTTATCCACGCATCAAAGCCACCCCCCGCCCCGGACTTCCCGGAGGCTACAGGCTCCTCCGTTCCAGGGAGGAGCAGGGCCTGCCGCGAGGGCTCCCCGCCTTCCTGGAGTCAGGCCTAATGGCGGGGGCTTTTCTTTTCACCGGCTTGAGCTGATCCTCACCCCCGCCCCCCAACGCCACCATCATTAACAGCAAAGAAAGGATCCCCAGCCATTTCCATTTCCTCTGCGGCTCAAGAGCCCCGTTGTTATTTAATCCTGAGGCCACCCCGGCAGCATCCTCGGCGCAGCCGGCTCCACCCATCCACCTGGCCAGTTCCCGGCCGCTCCCACTTCCCCGGAGGGGAGGCTGGTGAGAGGTGGGGGATATTGGGGAAAGGCGCCTACAACAGCAAAGGGCCGTGGGCCTTCGGTGGACCGAGGCTCCTCAGGCCAGCGTCCTGTGAGGGCTGGGAAACCgactgagacagagagaggacACCTAGCTAGGGCGGCAGAGAGGGGGCAGACGCCCGGGCACTGCGGACATTGCACGGTGGCTGGGGGCGGGGGGAACGCTGGGAGGCTACGGCCAGGCTTCCTCTGGCTGAGTTGCCAGAATCGCCCCGGGGGGTACTGGAGCCGGAAGAGGCCTGGGCCCAGTCACTGTCTACACCCAAGAAATAGGGGGAGGGGCGACCAGCATTCACGAGAGATTCAGCCTCAGGAAAAAGAACCAGATTCACTCACCAATCCTCACCCCACCCTTTGATATGAATGATggacattttcttaatttttggtaAACGCAGCTTCAAGATCCCTCCCGCCTGGCGTCTCTGGTCTAGAGCAAGAGAAGGCCCCCAGTAGGGGTCCTCCCGCCCCCCCCCTTTTTGACTGCCTGCGGGGGGCAGAGATCCCCAGATCTAGGTGTGTCCTCCCCCACCCTGCTCTTAACCCGGGATCCGGAGGCCGCagcgccccccgccccccagcgACACTGAGGGTTCCTGCCCAGGCCCGCAGTGGCGTGAAGGTGGCCTTTACCTCCTCTCGCAGGCTGGGAGGGGGTGCAGCCCGCGCAGCTGGCCCAGCTGCAGCAGTCGCCGCCGCCctccattcattaaaaaaaaaaaaaggcaacaacaaCCTCCACTGGAACCTCCACCCCTCTTTGTAAAAGAACGACGGCTCCTGGTGGAGCTTGAGCCAGTCCCAGCAATCACGGGTTAAGATCTTTTCCCGCCCCCCATTCATAAAAAAAGGAGCGCAGCGCATGCGCGCTCAGGGTCTGTTGTGCCCACCCATTCATAGAATCGCGAACGGCACGCGTGCGCATTGGCGCTCCCTTCCCTCCCATTCATAAAAAAGCCATTTTCCCAGGCAGTGGTTGCAACATCGCCGCGGAGGTAGAGAGCTGAGCTGACAGCGCGGAGCTGGCGCTGTGGAGCGCAGGGAGCCTTGCCGGTTCCTCCGGCCGGCGTCTGCGAGTACAGCGGCGGCTAACCTGCTCCGGCTCCAGGATTTACACAGACGTGGGGCGATGCTTGTGGCCCTGCAGCTCCTCAAAGTAAGTCCATGGCCGGTTTGGAGATCTGAAACTGCCCCGCTCCGAGCCGCGACGCGACTCACCCCCTGGGCTGGGGCAAATGGTGCGCTATTTCTAGGCGCGCCTCAGTGTTCCTTCCCTCAGCCTGCGCCTCCTTGAGTCGCTGCGGTGCGCCGCAGCTCCCTGACGCCCTCGGCCCGGCCGGCACGGCGCCGGGGGTGTTCACAGCCTGGCACCGCCGTTTCCGACCCCTGGGCATTGCCAAGCCCGGCTTCCCCGCCCTCTGAGACTCGGGAAGCCCCGTGCGTGTCCCGGGAGTTTGCCTCTGGCCTggcctctttccttctcctgccaCCATCCGCCTCGAACGCTGGAACGGGCGTCTCTGGGCTTGGTCAGGAGCCACCGTTTGAGTCGGGGGGCGCCCTCGCTTTGGGCGGCTCGCCCACCTCCCAGCTCGGTGCCCACGGTGCCAGCTTTGCCGTGTATCTCCTAGCCCGCCGCAGCGGCCTATGCTCGACGTAGATTTTTCTTTTCGGAGCCGTGACGGACTGAATTCCCTCCCCTTCTGCCTCTCCCTCGATGGTCAGCGAGGGGCTGGCTCAGGGCTGGGCATTCCTACTCCCTCTCCTTGGCGAGGCGGTTCCTCGCCGTCTGACCTTTGCTCCGCTGCTGCATTTTATGCTGTGCAACTGCCTTGCAGTTGCCTTTTTCTTGCCTGGCCTCTGTAGGGCCTGAGGCTCCTCGGCCACCCTGTACCTCCCTATCCTCGGGCACCGAGCTGTGCCAGGCCCCGGAGCCCCCAGGCCGCGCTAGGGCTGCGGTGGGGGCTGAAGGTGCGTTTACATAACACCAGGCGTGTGGGAGCTGGAGGAAGAGGTTGCGAACGTAGGAGAGATAAGGCTCctactttccctccttccttcttggtGGTACCAGGCTTGACATCACAGAGAAGAGGATAGAGACGGTATGTTTTGCAAAATTCTGAATCGCCAAGACCCCGGGGACAGTGAGCTGGGTGAGGGCGGGTTTGGCTAGCCAGGGCAGCTGGAGCTTGGCTCCATCACTGGGTCCAAGGCTGTGCCCAGTTCTCCCTCCATGCAGACGATCAAAAAGCATTTAGACAGTAGCTGCTCTTGTGCAAGAAGACGGTTTCTCAATTCTTCTTGATCGGGGGCAGGGGGTTGTGggcaggagaggcaggggagACAGAAAATGGTTGCATGGCTTATAGGGCCGAAGGATGGGCAAGAGAGGCGAAATGGGCTGCAGGGGCTAGATGGTAGGCAGAGCAGGGAGCTGCTGGCTGCCTCTTTCACCAGCTGCTGGAGGGGCATCCATATTGCCAAGGCCTCTGTGAGGGCAGGAGGCCGCCTTCTGTCGCAGCAAGGCTTCGGTACCCCCCAGCGCGGTTAGTGCTGGAAAGAAGAGTGTACAGTGGGGTGCCCAAACCTAATGGCAGCCCCCTCTTTCCTGCCTCCAAATCAGTGGCGTGATTCTCTCCAGTTTTGGGAGAGGCCAGACACACTGGAGGCCAAAGAACTTGCAGAGGGGCGGGAGCAAGCACTTGTCTGTCTCTGTAGCTGACCGAGGCACTAACCTCCCTGACAAGTCTCTCGGGATTCAAAGCTGGAAGGtataaggctcagagaagttgggAACTGTGGGTTTATCAATCTCTTAATGAGCTCAGTCTGGCCTGAGGCCCTACCCAATATTGCACTGGTGGATTTCACAATGTTTGGAGTTCTCCAGATCTTCACACAAACGGAGCATAAACATCTCtgaaattttcagccttttttttttttttttttttttttttttgtagtgcgGGTGTCAGGAGAACTAGGAGAGACAGGGCTGCAGTTAaagatttctctttctctctccttctctgtctcccagaAGGGTGGGAAAGAACTAGTGGAGATGTCCAGTGTGAAATCACATTTCCTCTTTCCCATCCCTTGGGGAGAGTTCTCACGTGCTGCCAGGCTCCAGCAAATCCTAATGTGGTGAACAGCACACACATTTACCAACCAAGCCGTGTGGCCAGTAGTACGGGTGTAGGGTGGGGATTTTAGTAGCAGATTTCTGAAATCTCCATGGACAAATATTGGTCAGCTATAGTGAGCAGACTTTAAAGGCATCTGTTGGTTATCGGGAGTCACTCCCTTTCAGTGGAGTGTAAATGCCCTCTTGCCCTTAGCCCTCCTGCCCAGCCCCACGACCTTTTCCAGATCACCCTCTGAAATGGCCTCATCTCACTAAAGCTTTAGTTGGGGCTGGTGGGAGGAGACAGAACATACAGTAGGGCAGAGGCTGTGgacaggtggacatttggagcttaCGGATGtcgttttcatttattttttgttttttatttatttatttttttcagacggagtcttgctctgtcatccaggctggagtgcagttgcgcgatcttggttcactgcaacctccgcctcccaggttcaaatgatgctcctgcctcagcctcctgagtagctggaattacaggtgtgcgccaccacacccagctaatttttgtatttttagtagagacagggtttcaccatgttagctaggccggtctcgaactcctgacctcatgatccgccggcctcggcctcccaaagtgctgggattacaggtgtgagccactgtgcccggcctcacatGTCATTTTTATCTGCATCCTCCCAGAATTGGTGGAGAGATGTGGCCCTTTGGAAATCTGTCCTGCCCAGTTCACACCCGCCCATGACTCCAGCCCCAACTTTGGTAAACCAAACGTTTGGCTGACTTTAGTGAATAATAAATGAAAGCAGCCTTTCAGTGCCAAATTTGAAAGTCAGTGATTTAAAAGTTAGGAGAGGAATAAAACCCATTCATACTTCCAGAAGTGACCCTTGAGCTGTGTTGCTCTGGGATTTAATACTTTGGGACCATATGTGGGGATTCCAGTTTCCAGGGCTGAATGTCTCATGGTTTGACATCTTCCAGCTCCTAGATTTGGGCCCCCACAGTGTTTTCCTGTCCTTGGGCTATCCTGTTAATGAGGGCCTGGGTGTTGGTGCCAAGGAGGCCTAGGAAGGAGCCCTCCCTCTTTATTCAGAAAAGTCCAGTGTTTCTTGGAGAATCATAGTGTTCCATTTGGTTCTAAATCCAGAGTGTTTGTCATCTGGCCTCTACTTAGGTGGCAGTTCCCTTGTGATGACAACCTGGCTAAGGATTCTCGCCCAGGCCTCTGAATTTGGAGATAAAGTTGAAAGTTTGGGGTTTTGTATGTAGACATGACAGAGTTTTTAAGGAAAGGAAATGGCTAGAGTGGAGAAGGTTCTATCTCACGGCCGACCTTATCTCCCTGAGAGGAGAAAGCAGTGACTCATTAGAATATATTTTTGCTCTTTCAAAAGAGCCAGGGGAAGGTGAATGAACAACTTTCAGAAAGCTGTAATTGCCCCTTCCAGACCAAGCCAGGGGCCAGAACAGAGCAGATGTGTGACTAGGCAAACCTGCTAAGTATGGCCTTAATTTCCCCATCTGCACAGTAGAGAAAATAAACTCCTCCCAAGAGGCCAGCAGAGCTGCTAGTGAGCGGCCAGGACTAGGGCCATGCTCATTGTTATTATTGGGCTCCTAGGAGGAGGGCCTAGTTTTAAGGGTGCCCCCTTCCTGCACAGGAGGTGTGGGGTGTTGCATGATGTAAGAGGGAGGGTATTCTTGGCTCTCAGGGGTCTGGGGCCACCCTACAGATCCGGACAGCTGACAAGGCTGGGGAATGTATCCGGGACATGTGGCTGGGCTTAAGAGGCTCCACAGTTCAGCTGTGATCACGATTGTTCTTTCCAAGGACAGGCCCCAGTCAGTGAAGGAAGCAAGGGCACAGGGGAGGGAGCACAGATGTGCTGGATCTGGCGGAGAAGGGAAGGGGCCCTTCGGGACAGGTGGCCACTTGCAGAAGACTGGTTTCCCTTGTCAGTAGTCTTTTTTCtggttgggggaaggggaagtCATTTCCTGCTCCTGTCCCAGGAGTAAGCTAAAATCTATTATTGTAAGTTCATTTCTTAGTGGAGGGTAAGGAGACAAATAATAAGATCTTGGTGTCTGTGGGAGGAAGCCCTGCCCTAGGAGTCTAGGGTTCTGGTCCCACCCAGACCTGGACTTGGCCAGTAGTTCCCAAACCATGCCAGTGGTTAACAGCTCCTTCTGACTCCTTCTTTACTGACTCTTGGCTTCTAATCTTTCTTTATGGGAATCTGAGCAGACAATTAAGGCGGTAATACAGTGAagcagaaactggaagctgattaAATAGCCCAAAGTCCAGCAAGATTCCCACCCTTCTGTGTGCTGGGGCTTTGGAGCTCAGCTGATTGGTtgtgaaagagaagagaagagggagaagagggtTGGGAACTGGTAACTGGTGGTGGGATGAAGTGATGAAAGCAACCGTTTTTTGTGATCTCTGACAGGTTGTGGCCAGAGGTGAGCTTCTTAGTGCTGGTGCTGGGGGTAGGAAgtgggggaaggaagaaggatTCCCAGACAAATCTAGCTGCCCCAAATGCTTTATTCTCCCACTGGGGCCATTCTCAGCAGAGATTGTCTTTCTTTGTAGGGTATAGGGAGGGGCAAGTCCTCTGCTTCCCTCAGCATCCTTCCCCCTCTTTTTAAAGTCCTTTTAAAGCAATAAGTCATTATTTGGTTGTAGCTTAATTAGCTAAACTGGGATAGTGTCACAAAGAACCAAGCAATACCGGTGGGCAGGCTCTCTGGCAGCCTAGAGACCTTTATTCTGAGTTGTTCAAAGGGTTAAACAACCTTCATTGAAAGAACCCGCTGAGACTGAATGGGGCAGTGCTCAAACTACCCATTCATTCACAGCCTTTTGCCAGTTTGTCATTAGCTGACCTGTAGCTTTCAAAGTACAACTGTCAGGTTTTCCCAATATTTCCCAACTCACCTCCCTAGGGTAAGTCAAGGGGAGGGTGTGGGTGGGTGGGATTAGGCATCCTGCTCAATTGTGTGGACATTTAACATGCCTCTTGATTCTTTTCAGCCAGCCTGTATTGAGCGGTCTGCAGCCTGATGctcagccccctccccacagGTACAAATGCAGTGAGTGTCAGACTGGCTGGCTCTGGGCTCCCAGACCCGCCAAGCAGCAAATACAGTGTTGCGCGTGTTCTGGGGATTTTGATATCCTGCTGATTCAGTATTCTAGGACTCTCTGTGCCCtggctcccctcccttcctcacaGACCTGGGCCAGGGAGCCCCATCAATGAAGGTACCCTAGGGACCCTTAAGTTCAACTTGATAGGTGGGCAGGAGTAGATAGGTGGGGAGGAGTAGAGATTCCTTTCCACCCCAGGGTTTCCTTTTGGAAACTGCTTTGTAATAAACTCCTACAAGTGAAATCCATTCAActataagaaaactaaaaatgaaaccaTTTTTAAGACAGGGGATGGCACATAACACTGAACTGGGAGTGAAAAGAACTTGAACTCTGAGCCTTCTTTGAATGAGAGAGATTACAAACCCCCACAACCTTCACTCTCCACATTGAAGATTCCCCTCCCTGGGGTTCAGGCTGATGTCTGAAACCCCGTCTGGCTTTCCTTCCCTGTTGGTTGCCTTGCAGAGCCCCAGGATGTTCTGCTGATGTTCCGTGAGGGCTGGAGGGGTCCCGTGGTTGTGAAAGTGATGGCACTTTCATGCCTTTCCATAAATTCCCAGAGGTTATGGAGGGCTTTTGCAAGTCATTGTAAGTCAGGGCTGAGAGGTTAATATTTCAGCCTCTGAAGCCTCTGCTGTCTTGGTTCAAATCCTGCTCTGGTCACTTGCTAGCTCTATGACCCTTTGTGCTTccatttcctctgtaaaatgggttctCTCTCGAAGTacggtgaggattaaatgagaaaataaatcactgaGGGCTTAGCACGGAGCCTGGCACCAAGAAATGTTTCGCAAATATTAGCCACTTccgtaattattatttattattattagaaggTTGAGTGGAGGTAAAAGTCCCTTCCCTCTTGCCAGTTCGTAAGAGTACCACCTAAGCTTGATAGAGGTGCTTCTTTGGCTAAGTGGAGTGCTGGGTTTGTTTCTCTGTCCAGTGTCTTCCAAATTGGCCATCAGTCTCTTCCAAACTGCCTAAATGAGGCAAAGCCTCCTGTCTcctatttatattataaatctcTTACTACCTTGCAAGGGAAGCAGGGAGCACATAGTAAATTGCACTTAAGATTGTCAGCATTGCTCAGAGTGGAGGGTGGGTGTTTCTCAGTGAGTAGAGATTGATCTACCAAATCAACTGagagttgttttttctttctttctttttttttttttttccttgagacgcagtcttgctctgtcacccaggctagagtgcagtggtacgatcttggctcacagcaacctccgcctcctggattcaagtgactctcctgcctcagcctcccaagtaactgggattacaggtgcctgccaccatgcctggctaatttttgtatttttagcagagatggggtttcaccctgttggtcaggctggtctcgaactcctgacctcgagtgatctgcctactttggcctcccaaaaggctgagattacaggcatgagccactgcgccaggccttctttcttttcctttttcttttttttttttttttgagatatcaTTTAGCTGTGCTGAGGGGTTATTAAATAGGCAGCtcagaaaattgtttttctttgtcagCCAAATAAATTCAGCAGAGGCTGTCGGAGGGTCCCTGCTGGTGGAGGGTGAGGCCAGCAGTGGAACTCTGATTTGGTTTTTGCTGAGCTGGTGGTTGAAAGGAATCCTACTACATCAGGGTTATAATAGGGAAGACACATTTTAGAATATGCCCAGTGGAGCCATCGGATGCTGCATCGTCCCCAGAGAGCCAAGTCATCGTGGGCCAAGCTCCCATCCCCATGTCTGGCCTCAACTGCAGGCCCAGATGTTGACAGCTGCCTCTGGAGGGTTATGGGAGCCTGTGAATGCCAACATCCCCATTGCCTGCAGCGGCTGCTCCCATCCTGGCTTCCTGGTGGGACTTTTCCATGAACTGGGGAATCTGCCTTCTGATTCCAAGGCCTATTAAAATTTCTAAGCACTGcccatttcttttgctttatctGTAGGACATGGGCTGTTTTTAAAGAACCtcacaaattaaaagaaaaagtgaatcTGCTTAAGGAAAGGGAGTATTTTACTTTCTCCCACAGCATGACCAGACCCAATCCTGGTCCTGAGAGACAAAACCCAACCATATGGGGCAATAGAAGCTTCAAACTGCTGCCTACATTGTGTTGGCAGGACCCTTGAATATTCCTGACATGGGTTTCTGGAACAAGGGAATCATGTTATCATTGTCTGGGGGTGACGGTTCTGGCTGGTGCTGGAGAATCTTATCCATGGCATTTTTTATTAGGCCAAATCACACCCTTCCTCCAGGCAGCGTCCTCAGTGCTGGACCTTGGGCTCCTAACCCTGGCCTCTTGCCCGAAACTCATTTATTCTAGAAGCAAGGCCTTGGAACACCTATTGAGAATAAGTGGGCAGGCTGAGGTAGCATTTCCTGGAATTCCTACGTTGTCATCAGCCTGATCCTTGGAAAAACTCCTCTCCATAGATGCTTACTTGCATTCCCTCTCTCTAGCCCTGACCACAAGATCTCCACGGGAGGCTGCTTTGGCAAGTGGCTACTCTTTGGTGGCAGACCTGCCAGACACTTAAGGTAAACTCTGCCACAAGGAAATCGCCAATTCAAAGGTGATGCTCTGGTTTCATCCGAAGAGAACATGGGGGCAGGCACTGCCACTAGGTAGGCTTTCTCCAAGACAGGAAAAACAGCGTGTAAAGAAATACCAGCATCCTTTTAAGTAGGCAGGACCATGGGAGCAAAGCCCATAGTTGATGCCCTGCGTGAATGGGAAATATCAGTTGACTGAGCATTGAACCTTGCAGAAAAGACTGGATGCATTTTGGATTTAGCAGTGTAAGTGATACACAGACTGGAGCCCCATGGATAGCCCCCTTTTTATCCCCTTCATAAACTTTTATCTAGAGCtagctttttattttagacaggtTCTAGATAAACCTAACAGCAGAGGGGCAGGATCAGCTCTCCTAATTAGAACATCATTAGCATCTTGATGCAAATTTAGTAAATGCAAAAGCATTTACTAAAACCCCACCCCATAATACATTAATCCAatggcctttttttggttttgttttaaagacttaTCTTTCTCTTCTACCCTCCCTGCCCATTCCCTGGGGTTCTTaagattggggtggaatcttcCCAGAGTGTAGTCTTTCCCTTGGATTCCAAATTGTATCCCCTTGAGCAGAGGTCTTGGCCTTCTGCTGCTATTTCTTTAAATTGATCTCCAGCAGAATTCCAAATGTAAAGGTCAGCAGGCAAGGAAATGGCACTTCTAATAGAAAACAATGTGCACTTTCTAAATTTGAACCAAGCCGTTTCCGCTCTTTGATTTAAGTGACTTCCTGGGGTTCCGTGTCAGGCACTGCAGTTGAATCTCTGGCTGGATTCCAACTTAAAATTGCACTCTCTCGGTGAAATTAGAAACTGATCCAGGGTTGGCTTAGCTATTCTAGTAAATAGCATTTAGGCTGAATGTTCAGCTCAGCACTTGGAAATGGGTGATATGAGTGCCCCTCGAGAGGATTTCCCATCCAAGTTGTCAGAAGCTCACATACCCAGGGATTATTAGCCACTGCAGGTTGCTGCTCTTAAGTGGTAGTAATAAGTTAATATCTTGGATGTGCAGGCATCAGATACAGCCCTTCTCTTGTGAATATCTGAAATAAAGGGCTTGTTTATCCAGCTGATAAACTCCATGGGAGCACCTAGAGCTGTCTGTTGAGTTCACCACAttgtccccagtgcctggcacagtgcttggcaGGCAGTGCTTGTAAGTGCTCAGGAGATCCTAACTTATTCCCTGGGGCAACGATAAATTGTTGCTGCATGCCAGGTAATATGCTAGGTAATAGatagtattttctcatttaatccttgcaagagcccattttacagatgacaaaaccaAAATCTAAGGCGTAGAGATGAAAGAACTCGTTCATAGCAATATTGCTAGACCAAAGTGATAATCAAATTTGAGTCTCGTTCCAGAGCCTGTGTTTACATTCACTGAGCTATGTGTCTTAAATAAGGAGCATGTTTCACAGTGACTAAGAGAATGAACTCAGGCTGCCCAGGTTTGAGTCCTGCTACTGATAGTTTTGGATAGttttgtgtgactttggacaatcATTAAACATGTCTTTTCTGTAAATAGAAAAGGGGGATAATAGTAGTTATGTGTTAGGCTTCTCATGAAGTCAATGACTTAATGTATATGGTGCTTAGGAGAGTACCTCCATCTTAAGTGCTTATTTCCACCACTGACTTCTTGTCATTATTAATCATCTTAAGCTTGGGGAGTCACTGGAAAGTCCACAGAGGGATTTTAGTTCCTATGTCAATTGGGTGGCTCCCAAGGACCTGATGGGGGGTGAGGTATTGGCAGGCCACATACTGATGCCTGGAAtccattctctcttccttttccccaccccacccccagggccCCTAGAAGCCTGTTTCTCCGTACAGTCCAGGACCTCCAGCCCCATGGAGCCCCCGATCCCACAGAGCGCCCCCTTGACTCCCAGCTCAGTCATGGTCCAGCCCCTTCTTGACAGCCGGATGTCCCACAGCCGGCTCCAGCACCCACTCACCATCCTACCCATTGACCAGATGAAGACCAGCCACGTGGAGAACGACTACATAGACAACCCTGGCCTGGCCCCCACCACCGGCCCAAAGCGGACCCGGGGCGGGGCCCCAGAGCTGGCCCCGACGCCCGCCCGCTGTGACCAGGATGTCACCCACCATTGGATCTCCTTCAGCGGGCGCCCCAGCTCtgtgagcagcagcagcagcacatcCTCTGACCAGCGGCTCTTAGACCACATGGCACCACCACCTGTGGCCGACCAGGCCTCACCAAGGGCTGTGCGCATCCAGCCCAAGGTGGTCCACTGCAAGCCGCTGGACCTCAAGGGCCCGGCGGTCCCACCCGAGCTGGACAAGCACTTCTTGCTGTGCGAGGCCTGTGGGAAGTGTAAATGCAAGGAGTGTGCGTCCCCCCGGACGTTGCCTTCCTGCTGGGTCTGCAACCAGGAGTGCCTGTGCTCAGCCCAGACCCTGGTCAACTATGGCACATGCATGTGTCTGGTGCAGGGCATCTTCTACCACTGCACGAATGAGGATGATGAGGGCTCCTGCGCTGACCACCCCTGCTCCTGCTCCCGCTCCAACTGCTGTGCCCGCTGGTCCTTCATGGGTGCTCTCTCCGTGGTGCTGCCCTGCCTGCTCTGCTACCTGCCTGCCACCGGCTGCGTGAAGCTGGCCCAGCGTGGCTACGACCGTCTGCGCCGCCCTGGTTGCCGCTGCAAGCACACGAACAGCGTCATCTGCAAAGCAGCCAGCGGGGATGCCAAGACCAGCAGGCCCGACAAGCCTTTCTGACAGTTTGTGTCGAAGCCCCAGTGCTCTGCCTAGAAACCTGGTTCTCTTCTGACATCTAAGAAGACTGCAGCAAGGTCAGAGATTTTAGCCTCCTGAGGCTGACCTTGCTAGTCTGCCCACTCCCTACCCCCagcttcagaaaatacagagaccaTCACCACGTACCCTGTATTCCCCAAGATGATGAAGAAGCACTTTGGGGCTTTTTTTCAGGGTCCTGAAACTTTGTGTCAAACAGACAATGCAGGGGCAGGGTGTGGTTTGgggggaaatttttctttttcagaagacAGAACACAGATGTGGACACATATCCGGAAACTGCAGCTGCTTGAATGCCTTCCcagcccctccttcctctctctctctctctctctctctctctctctccctccctctctccccccccTTCCTCTTTTCCATTGTCTTTGGCTCTCACAGGAGCTAGCTGCCTGGGAGAAATTGTTAACTGAGTACCAGGGTACCTTTAAGGAAGACCCTTGGAGTCTTCTATACCTTCTTCTCCTCCCCCATCTCACTCCACCCCACTTTGTCCCTGATGTCTTGGGGAAGGTGTAGAACACCCTAGCAGTTCCTATTGTATATACTTGGGAGCCACTGAGAACAGAGGACGGCCAGTGAGTCCAAGCCTTGTTcctccttctgcctccctggaGCCACAGGATGGATTTAGG
The Symphalangus syndactylus isolate Jambi chromosome 7, NHGRI_mSymSyn1-v2.1_pri, whole genome shotgun sequence genome window above contains:
- the SPRY4 gene encoding protein sprouty homolog 4 isoform X2, with protein sequence MEPPIPQSAPLTPSSVMVQPLLDSRMSHSRLQHPLTILPIDQMKTSHVENDYIDNPGLAPTTGPKRTRGGAPELAPTPARCDQDVTHHWISFSGRPSSVSSSSSTSSDQRLLDHMAPPPVADQASPRAVRIQPKVVHCKPLDLKGPAVPPELDKHFLLCEACGKCKCKECASPRTLPSCWVCNQECLCSAQTLVNYGTCMCLVQGIFYHCTNEDDEGSCADHPCSCSRSNCCARWSFMGALSVVLPCLLCYLPATGCVKLAQRGYDRLRRPGCRCKHTNSVICKAASGDAKTSRPDKPF
- the SPRY4 gene encoding protein sprouty homolog 4 isoform X1; this encodes MLSPLPTGPLEACFSVQSRTSSPMEPPIPQSAPLTPSSVMVQPLLDSRMSHSRLQHPLTILPIDQMKTSHVENDYIDNPGLAPTTGPKRTRGGAPELAPTPARCDQDVTHHWISFSGRPSSVSSSSSTSSDQRLLDHMAPPPVADQASPRAVRIQPKVVHCKPLDLKGPAVPPELDKHFLLCEACGKCKCKECASPRTLPSCWVCNQECLCSAQTLVNYGTCMCLVQGIFYHCTNEDDEGSCADHPCSCSRSNCCARWSFMGALSVVLPCLLCYLPATGCVKLAQRGYDRLRRPGCRCKHTNSVICKAASGDAKTSRPDKPF